Proteins from one Pseudomonas bijieensis genomic window:
- the narI gene encoding respiratory nitrate reductase subunit gamma, whose protein sequence is MSKWDLLLFGVYPYIALAICLIGSWARFDLSQYTWKAGSSQMLNKRGMRVASNLFHIGVLFVLAGHFVGLLTPSAIYHHVLSTENKQLLAMVSGGFFGVLGLIGLVMLLNRRLTDPRVRATSNASDILVLVVLLVQLVLGLMTIVASTAHMDGSVMVMLADWAQNTVLLRPVEAATSIAPVSLIYKLHVVLGLTLFVLFPFTRLVHIVSAPVWYLGRRYQIVRQKF, encoded by the coding sequence ATGTCTAAATGGGATCTGTTGTTGTTCGGGGTCTACCCCTATATCGCCCTGGCGATTTGCCTGATCGGTAGCTGGGCGCGGTTCGACCTGTCCCAGTACACCTGGAAGGCCGGTTCGAGCCAGATGCTCAACAAGCGCGGCATGCGCGTAGCCAGCAACCTGTTCCACATCGGCGTGCTGTTCGTGCTGGCCGGGCACTTTGTCGGGCTGCTGACGCCATCGGCGATTTACCACCATGTGCTGAGCACCGAGAACAAGCAGTTGTTGGCGATGGTCTCCGGCGGTTTCTTCGGCGTGCTGGGCCTGATCGGCCTGGTGATGCTGCTCAACCGTCGCCTGACCGACCCACGGGTGCGTGCCACGTCCAATGCCTCGGACATCCTGGTGTTGGTGGTGTTGCTGGTGCAACTGGTGCTGGGGCTGATGACCATCGTCGCCTCGACCGCACACATGGACGGTTCGGTGATGGTGATGCTGGCCGACTGGGCCCAGAACACTGTGCTGTTGCGTCCGGTTGAAGCCGCTACCTCGATCGCACCGGTGAGCCTGATCTACAAGCTCCATGTGGTGCTGGGCCTGACCCTGTTCGTGTTGTTCCCGTTCACCCGTCTGGTCCATATCGTCAGCGCGCCGGTCTGGTACCTGGGACGTCGTTATCAAATCGTTCGGCAGAAGTTTTGA
- the narJ gene encoding nitrate reductase molybdenum cofactor assembly chaperone, translated as MRILKVISLLLDYPTETLVAGRDELEQAILQAREISPNQRAGLFELLEVICGKDLMDGQEHYGALFGRGRSLSLLLFEHVHGESRDRGQAMVDMMAQYEEAGFAIGVKELPDYIPLYLEYLSTREDIEAREGLADVAHLLALLAARLEERESAYASCFRALLQISGAEPQGAVAELREQVKAEPRDDSLEALDRVWEEEAVDFMKAEQQDRCSSMPSAPGKARDESAVPLHWVDFQHEGLAAAPAGEVGNV; from the coding sequence ATGCGCATTCTCAAGGTGATTTCGTTGCTGCTCGATTACCCGACCGAGACCCTGGTGGCCGGTCGGGATGAGCTGGAACAAGCGATTCTCCAGGCACGGGAAATCAGTCCCAACCAGCGCGCCGGGTTGTTCGAATTGCTCGAGGTGATCTGCGGCAAGGACCTGATGGACGGCCAGGAGCACTACGGTGCGCTGTTCGGCCGCGGCCGTTCGCTCTCGCTGCTGCTGTTCGAACACGTGCACGGCGAGTCCCGCGACCGCGGCCAGGCCATGGTCGACATGATGGCCCAGTACGAAGAAGCCGGTTTCGCCATCGGCGTCAAGGAACTGCCCGACTACATCCCGCTGTACCTGGAGTATCTCTCCACCCGCGAAGACATCGAGGCCCGCGAGGGCCTGGCCGATGTAGCACACCTGCTGGCCTTGCTCGCGGCGCGCCTGGAAGAGCGTGAAAGCGCCTACGCCAGTTGCTTCCGGGCCTTGTTGCAGATCTCCGGGGCCGAACCCCAGGGCGCGGTCGCCGAACTGCGTGAGCAGGTCAAGGCCGAGCCACGGGACGACTCCCTCGAAGCCCTGGACAGGGTCTGGGAAGAAGAGGCAGTGGATTTCATGAAGGCCGAGCAGCAAGACCGTTGCAGCTCGATGCCAAGCGCGCCGGGCAAGGCGCGGGACGAAAGTGCGGTACCGCTGCACTGGGTGGATTTTCAGCATGAAGGGCTGGCCGCAGCGCCAGCCGGGGAGGTGGGCAATGTCTAA
- the narH gene encoding nitrate reductase subunit beta, protein MKIRSQIGMVLNLDKCIGCHTCSITCKNVWTSREGMEYAWFNNVESKPGIGYPKEWENQDKWKGGWIRNADGSINPRIGGKFRVLANIFANPDLPSLDDYYEPFDFDYQHLHTAPLGEHQPTARPRSVVSGKRMEKIEWGPNWEEILGTEFAKRRKDKNFDKIQADIYGEYENTFMMYLPRLCEHCLNPACAASCPSGAIYKREEDGIVLIDQEKCRGWRMCISGCPYKKIYFNWKSGKSEKCIFCYPRIEAGMPTVCAETCVGRIRYLGVLLYDADRISEVASTANEQDLYEKQLEIFLDPNDPAVIRQALADGVPQSVIDSAQRSPVYKMAVDWKLALPLHPEYRTLPMVWYVPPLSPIQNAAAAGTVGMNGVIPDVDSLRIPLRYLANMLTAGDEKPVKHALKRLLAMRAYKRSEQVDGVQDLQVLADVGLSVNQVEEMYRYLAIANYEDRFVVPSAHREDAMSDAFAERSGCGFSFGSGCSGSSDTNMFGGKKANRRDVIKTVQLWEE, encoded by the coding sequence ATGAAGATTCGCTCACAAATCGGCATGGTCCTGAACCTGGACAAATGCATCGGCTGCCACACTTGCTCGATTACCTGCAAGAACGTCTGGACCAGTCGCGAAGGCATGGAATACGCCTGGTTCAACAACGTCGAATCCAAGCCGGGCATCGGCTATCCCAAGGAGTGGGAAAACCAGGACAAGTGGAAGGGCGGCTGGATCCGTAACGCGGACGGTTCGATCAACCCGCGCATCGGCGGCAAGTTCCGCGTGCTGGCGAACATCTTCGCCAACCCGGACCTGCCGAGCCTGGACGACTACTACGAACCGTTCGACTTCGACTACCAGCACCTGCACACCGCACCGCTGGGCGAGCACCAGCCTACCGCGCGACCACGTTCGGTAGTGTCCGGCAAGCGCATGGAGAAGATCGAGTGGGGTCCGAACTGGGAGGAAATCCTCGGCACCGAATTCGCCAAGCGGCGCAAGGACAAGAACTTCGACAAGATCCAGGCGGACATCTACGGCGAGTACGAAAACACCTTCATGATGTACCTGCCGCGCCTGTGCGAGCACTGCCTGAACCCGGCGTGCGCGGCGTCCTGCCCAAGCGGGGCGATCTACAAGCGCGAGGAGGACGGCATCGTCCTGATCGACCAGGAAAAATGCCGCGGCTGGCGCATGTGCATCAGCGGCTGCCCGTACAAGAAGATCTACTTCAACTGGAAGAGCGGCAAGTCGGAAAAATGCATCTTCTGCTACCCGCGCATTGAAGCGGGTATGCCGACCGTCTGCGCTGAAACCTGCGTTGGCCGCATCCGTTACCTCGGCGTGCTGCTGTATGACGCCGATCGCATCAGTGAAGTGGCGAGCACTGCCAATGAGCAGGACTTGTACGAGAAACAACTGGAGATCTTCCTCGACCCGAACGACCCGGCGGTGATTCGCCAGGCCCTGGCCGATGGCGTGCCGCAGTCGGTCATCGATTCGGCGCAACGCTCGCCGGTCTACAAAATGGCCGTGGACTGGAAACTCGCACTGCCGCTGCACCCGGAATACCGCACCTTGCCAATGGTCTGGTACGTGCCGCCACTTTCGCCAATCCAGAACGCCGCCGCGGCTGGCACCGTGGGCATGAACGGGGTGATCCCGGATGTCGACAGCCTGCGCATTCCGCTGCGTTACCTGGCGAACATGCTCACCGCCGGTGATGAGAAACCGGTCAAGCATGCCCTCAAGCGCCTGCTGGCGATGCGTGCCTACAAGCGTTCCGAGCAGGTCGACGGCGTGCAGGATCTGCAAGTGCTGGCCGACGTTGGCTTGAGCGTGAACCAGGTGGAAGAGATGTACCGCTACCTGGCGATTGCCAACTACGAAGACCGTTTCGTCGTGCCAAGCGCTCACCGCGAAGACGCCATGAGCGATGCGTTCGCCGAGCGCTCCGGCTGCGGTTTCAGCTTTGGCAGCGGTTGCAGCGGCAGCTCCGACACCAACATGTTCGGTGGCAAGAAGGCCAACCGCCGCGACGTGATCAAAACCGTGCAGTTGTGGGAGGAATGA
- a CDS encoding nitrate reductase subunit alpha has product MSHLLDQLRFFNRKQGEFSDGHGETRKESRDWENVYRSRWQYDKIVRSTHGVNCTGSCSWKIYVKNGLITWETQQTDYPRTRNDLPNHEPRGCPRGASYSWYIYSANRLKYPKIRKPLLKLWREARQTLAPVEAWASIVENKAKADSYKSKRGMGGFIRSNWEEVNEIIAAANVYTVKEHGPDRVVGFSPIPAMSMVSYAAGSRYLSLIGGVCLSFYDWYCDLPPASPMVWGEQTDVPESADWYNSNYIIAWGSNVPQTRTPDAHFFTEVRYKGTKTVAITPDYSEVAKLTDLWLNPKQGTDAALAQAFNHVIFKEFHLDKPSAYFTEYAKRYTDLPVLVMLKPMLGAAPGAGYQPDRFLRASDLTDNLGQENNPEWKTIALDAAGELVSPQGSIGYRWGEKGKWNILPREGGEGREIDLKLSLIGGDVAEVAFPYFAGEAQEHFQHVAGEAVQFRRVPVHSVVLADGSVAKVATVFDLSAANLAIDRGLGGANVAKDYNDASVPGTPAWQEQITGVSREKAIQIAREFADNADKTRGRSMIIVGAAMNHWYHMDMNYRGLINMLMLCGCVGQTGGGWAHYVGQEKLRPQCGWLPLAFGLDWNRPSRQMNGTSFFYGHSSQWRHEKMSMHDVLSPLADKSQFPEHALDYNIRAERAGWLPSAPQLNTNPLHICRDAAAAGLEPKDYVVKSLQDGSLRFACEQPDSPVNFPRNMFIWRSNLLGSSGKGHEYMLKYLLGTKNGVMNEDIGQVGDCKPTEAEWVDEGAIGKLDLVTTLDFRMSSTCVYSDIVLPTATWYEKDDMNTSDMHPFIHPLSAAIDPAWESRSDWEIYKGIAKAFSAMSVGHLGVEKDLVTVPLMHDSVGELAQPFGGTDWKSAGVAPVPGKNAPNLQVVERDYPNIYKQFTSLGPMLEKLGNGGKGINWNTDTEVKFLGELNHKEVEAGISQGRPKIDSAIDAAEVILSLAPETNGHVAVKAWAALSEFTGIDHSHLAVSKEHEAIRFRDIQAQPRKIISSPTWSGLEDDHVSYNAGYTNVHESIPWRTITGRQQFYQDHPWMQAFGEQLMSYRPPVNTRTIAGVKGKRSNGQTEIVLNWITPHQKWGIHSTYSDNLLMLTLSRGGPIVWLSEIDAKRAGIEDNDWIECFNVNGALTARAVVSQRVKEGMVMMYHAQERIVNVPGSETTKTRGGHHNSVTRVVLKPTHMIGGYAQQAYGFNYYGTVGCNRDEFVVVRKMAKVDWLDGSSGDDLPRPLPTDIEEN; this is encoded by the coding sequence GTGAGTCATTTATTGGATCAACTGCGGTTTTTCAACCGCAAGCAAGGCGAGTTTTCCGATGGTCACGGCGAGACCCGCAAGGAGTCCCGGGACTGGGAGAACGTCTACCGCTCCCGCTGGCAGTACGACAAGATCGTGCGTTCCACCCACGGGGTGAACTGCACCGGCTCGTGCTCGTGGAAGATCTACGTCAAGAACGGCCTGATCACTTGGGAAACCCAGCAGACCGACTACCCGCGCACTCGTAACGACCTGCCCAACCACGAGCCACGCGGTTGCCCTCGCGGCGCGAGCTACAGCTGGTACATCTACAGCGCCAACCGGCTCAAGTACCCGAAGATCCGCAAGCCACTGCTCAAGTTGTGGCGCGAAGCCCGGCAGACCCTGGCGCCAGTGGAAGCCTGGGCCAGCATCGTCGAGAACAAAGCCAAGGCCGACTCGTACAAGAGCAAGCGCGGCATGGGTGGCTTCATCCGTTCCAACTGGGAAGAAGTCAACGAGATCATCGCCGCCGCCAACGTCTACACCGTCAAGGAGCACGGCCCGGACCGGGTTGTGGGCTTCTCGCCGATCCCGGCCATGTCGATGGTCAGCTATGCCGCCGGCTCGCGTTACCTGTCGCTGATCGGTGGCGTGTGCCTGAGCTTCTATGACTGGTATTGCGACTTGCCACCAGCCTCGCCCATGGTCTGGGGCGAGCAGACCGACGTGCCGGAATCGGCCGACTGGTACAACTCCAACTACATCATTGCCTGGGGCTCCAACGTCCCGCAAACCCGTACCCCTGACGCCCACTTCTTCACCGAGGTGCGCTACAAGGGCACCAAGACCGTGGCGATCACCCCGGACTATTCGGAAGTCGCCAAGCTCACCGACCTGTGGCTCAACCCCAAGCAGGGCACCGACGCCGCCCTGGCCCAGGCCTTCAACCATGTGATCTTCAAAGAATTCCACCTGGACAAGCCGAGCGCCTATTTCACCGAATACGCCAAGCGCTACACCGACCTGCCGGTGCTGGTGATGCTCAAGCCGATGCTCGGCGCGGCGCCCGGTGCCGGTTACCAGCCGGACCGTTTCCTGCGGGCCAGCGACCTGACCGACAACCTCGGCCAGGAAAACAACCCGGAATGGAAAACCATCGCCCTGGATGCCGCCGGCGAACTGGTTTCGCCCCAAGGCTCCATCGGCTATCGCTGGGGTGAGAAGGGCAAGTGGAACATCCTGCCCCGTGAAGGTGGCGAGGGGCGTGAGATCGACCTCAAGCTGAGCCTGATCGGCGGCGACGTCGCCGAGGTGGCGTTCCCATACTTCGCCGGTGAAGCCCAGGAGCACTTCCAGCATGTGGCCGGTGAAGCGGTGCAGTTCCGTCGGGTGCCGGTGCACAGCGTGGTGCTGGCCGATGGCAGCGTGGCGAAAGTCGCCACCGTATTCGACCTCTCGGCGGCCAACCTGGCCATCGACCGTGGCCTGGGCGGCGCCAACGTTGCCAAGGACTATAACGACGCCTCGGTGCCCGGCACTCCGGCCTGGCAGGAGCAGATCACCGGTGTGAGCCGCGAGAAGGCGATCCAGATCGCCCGTGAGTTCGCCGACAACGCCGACAAGACCCGTGGACGCTCGATGATCATCGTCGGTGCGGCGATGAACCACTGGTACCACATGGACATGAACTACCGCGGGCTGATCAACATGCTCATGCTCTGCGGTTGCGTCGGCCAGACCGGCGGCGGCTGGGCCCACTATGTCGGCCAGGAAAAACTCCGTCCGCAATGCGGCTGGCTGCCCCTGGCCTTCGGCCTGGACTGGAACCGTCCGTCACGGCAGATGAACGGCACCAGCTTCTTCTATGGTCACAGTTCGCAATGGCGCCACGAGAAGATGAGCATGCACGATGTGCTCTCGCCCCTGGCCGACAAGTCGCAGTTCCCTGAGCACGCCCTGGACTACAACATCCGCGCCGAACGCGCCGGCTGGTTGCCGAGCGCACCACAACTCAACACCAACCCGCTGCACATCTGCCGTGATGCCGCCGCCGCGGGCCTGGAGCCCAAGGACTACGTGGTCAAGTCGCTGCAGGACGGCTCCCTGCGCTTTGCCTGCGAACAACCGGACAGCCCGGTGAATTTCCCGCGCAACATGTTCATCTGGCGCTCCAACCTGCTGGGCTCCTCGGGCAAAGGCCACGAGTACATGCTCAAGTACCTGTTGGGCACCAAAAACGGCGTGATGAACGAAGACATCGGCCAGGTCGGCGACTGCAAGCCTACCGAAGCCGAATGGGTCGATGAGGGCGCCATTGGCAAGCTCGACCTGGTGACCACCCTGGACTTCCGCATGTCCTCGACCTGCGTGTATTCCGACATCGTCTTGCCGACCGCCACCTGGTACGAAAAAGACGACATGAACACCTCGGACATGCACCCGTTCATTCACCCGCTGTCGGCGGCTATCGATCCGGCCTGGGAATCGCGTTCGGACTGGGAAATCTACAAGGGCATCGCCAAGGCGTTTTCCGCCATGTCGGTCGGCCACCTGGGTGTCGAGAAAGACCTGGTCACCGTACCGTTGATGCACGACAGCGTCGGCGAACTGGCCCAGCCGTTTGGTGGCACTGACTGGAAAAGCGCCGGTGTGGCGCCGGTACCGGGCAAGAACGCACCGAACCTGCAGGTGGTGGAGCGCGACTACCCGAACATCTACAAGCAGTTCACTTCCCTGGGCCCGATGCTGGAGAAACTCGGCAACGGCGGCAAGGGCATCAACTGGAACACCGACACCGAAGTGAAGTTCCTCGGTGAGCTGAACCACAAGGAAGTCGAAGCGGGCATCAGCCAAGGGCGGCCAAAAATCGACAGCGCCATCGACGCTGCCGAAGTCATCCTGTCCCTGGCCCCGGAAACCAACGGCCACGTCGCGGTGAAAGCCTGGGCGGCGCTGTCGGAATTCACCGGTATCGACCACAGCCACCTGGCGGTGTCCAAGGAGCACGAGGCGATTCGCTTCCGTGACATCCAGGCCCAGCCACGCAAGATCATTTCCAGCCCGACCTGGTCCGGCCTGGAAGACGACCACGTGAGCTACAACGCCGGCTACACCAACGTCCATGAATCGATCCCATGGCGCACCATCACCGGTCGCCAGCAGTTCTACCAGGATCACCCGTGGATGCAGGCGTTCGGCGAGCAGCTGATGAGTTATCGGCCGCCGGTCAACACCCGCACCATCGCTGGCGTGAAAGGCAAGCGCAGCAATGGCCAGACCGAGATCGTTCTGAACTGGATCACTCCGCACCAGAAGTGGGGTATCCACAGTACCTACAGCGACAACTTGCTGATGCTCACCCTCAGCCGTGGCGGCCCGATTGTCTGGCTCTCGGAAATCGACGCCAAGCGTGCCGGCATCGAGGACAACGACTGGATCGAGTGCTTCAACGTCAACGGCGCATTGACCGCCCGGGCGGTGGTCAGCCAGCGGGTCAAGGAAGGCATGGTGATGATGTATCACGCCCAGGAACGCATCGTGAACGTGCCGGGGTCGGAAACCACCAAGACCCGTGGCGGCCACCACAACTCGGTGACCCGCGTGGTGCTCAAGCCTACCCACATGATCGGTGGCTACGCCCAACAGGCCTATGGCTTCAACTACTACGGCACGGTCGGTTGCAACCGCGACGAATTCGTCGTGGTGCGCAAGATGGCCAAGGTCGATTGGCTCGACGGTTCCAGTGGCGATGATCTGCCGCGTCCACTGCCGACTGATATCGAGGAGAACTGA
- a CDS encoding NarK family nitrate/nitrite MFS transporter translates to MSVLQTPEKGPVIHDWRPEDPAFWGRSGKLTARRNLWISIPALLLAFAVWMVWSTVIVRLNAIGFSFSTDQLFWLAALPGLSGATLRIFYSFMVPIFGGRRWTALSTASLLAPALWMGFAVQDPTTPYSVFVLIALLCGFGGGNFASSMSNISFFYPKSQQGTALGLNAGLGNLGVSVMQFCVPLVISFGVFGFMGGQPQVLADGSSLWLQNAGFIWVPFILAVTLIAWFGMNDLSSARASFSEQAVIFKRKHNWLMCWLYLATFGSFIGFSAAFPLLIKTSFPDVIALKFAFLGPLVGALVRPLGGWLADKLGGAKVTLWNFVLMIAMVFGVLHFLPQGGQGGNFYGFLGMFMLLFITTGVGNGSTFRMIPVIFRTLHEKAALGKKPEVREQAIKNAGKESAAVLGFSSAMGAFGAFFIPKSFGSSMALTGGPEMAFYMFVGFYLSCIVVTWWWYARKGAATPC, encoded by the coding sequence ATGTCCGTTCTGCAAACGCCTGAAAAAGGCCCGGTCATTCATGACTGGCGCCCGGAAGATCCCGCATTCTGGGGCCGCAGCGGCAAACTGACCGCCCGGCGCAACCTGTGGATTTCCATCCCGGCGCTGCTGTTGGCTTTCGCGGTGTGGATGGTCTGGAGCACGGTGATCGTGCGCCTGAACGCCATCGGCTTCAGCTTCAGCACCGACCAGTTGTTCTGGCTGGCGGCATTGCCGGGGCTGTCGGGTGCGACCTTGCGCATCTTCTATTCGTTCATGGTGCCGATTTTCGGTGGCCGGCGCTGGACCGCCCTGAGCACCGCGTCGCTGTTGGCACCTGCACTGTGGATGGGCTTCGCCGTGCAGGATCCGACCACGCCCTACAGCGTGTTCGTGCTGATCGCGCTGCTCTGCGGTTTTGGTGGCGGCAACTTCGCCTCGAGCATGTCCAACATCAGCTTCTTCTATCCCAAGTCCCAGCAGGGCACGGCCCTGGGCCTGAACGCCGGGCTGGGTAACCTGGGTGTGTCGGTGATGCAGTTCTGTGTACCGCTGGTGATTTCCTTCGGTGTGTTCGGCTTCATGGGCGGCCAGCCGCAGGTGTTGGCTGACGGCAGTTCGCTGTGGCTGCAGAACGCCGGTTTCATCTGGGTGCCGTTCATCCTTGCCGTGACCCTGATCGCCTGGTTCGGCATGAACGATTTGTCCAGCGCCCGTGCTTCGTTCAGCGAGCAGGCGGTGATCTTCAAGCGCAAGCACAACTGGCTGATGTGCTGGTTGTACCTGGCAACCTTCGGTTCGTTCATCGGCTTCTCCGCTGCCTTTCCACTGCTGATCAAGACCTCGTTCCCGGACGTCATTGCCTTGAAATTCGCCTTCCTCGGGCCACTGGTGGGTGCGCTGGTACGGCCGTTGGGCGGTTGGCTGGCGGACAAGCTCGGCGGCGCGAAAGTCACTTTGTGGAACTTCGTCCTGATGATCGCCATGGTGTTCGGGGTCCTGCACTTCCTGCCTCAAGGCGGCCAGGGCGGCAACTTCTACGGCTTCCTGGGCATGTTCATGTTGCTGTTCATCACCACTGGCGTGGGCAACGGTTCGACCTTCCGCATGATCCCGGTGATCTTCCGCACCCTGCATGAAAAAGCCGCCCTGGGGAAAAAGCCCGAGGTGCGCGAGCAAGCGATCAAGAACGCCGGCAAGGAATCGGCCGCGGTGCTGGGTTTCAGCTCGGCCATGGGTGCCTTCGGTGCGTTCTTCATTCCTAAATCATTCGGCTCTTCGATGGCCCTGACCGGCGGCCCGGAGATGGCCTTCTACATGTTCGTCGGCTTCTACCTGAGCTGCATCGTGGTGACCTGGTGGTGGTACGCCCGCAAGGGCGCCGCAACACCTTGCTAA
- a CDS encoding MFS transporter, whose product MRAQVQQGLVLGMSTLAFTVCFMVWMMFAVLGVPIKELLALNETQFGLLAATPVLTGSLVRLPLGLLTDRFGGRIVFFLLMLSCVLPLYLITLATAFWQFLVLGLFVGLAGGSFSVGIAYVAKWFDKQNQGFAMGVFGAGNAGAAVTKFLAPALIAFGSWHLVPKVFSAILFITALLFWFLTSEKKEHSGTGGATLREQLKTLKEPAVWRYCQYYSIVFGGYVALALWMTKYYVQEYGFNLQSAALLAACFSLPGGVLRAVGGWMSDRWGAQSVTWWVLWVSWICLFLLSYPQTQLQVKTVNGIVDFHIGLNATLFTVLLFVMGIAFAFGKASVFKYIANDYPKNMGAVSGIVGLAGGLGGFVLPIMFGALVDLTGVRSSCFMLMYGVVWVSLTWMYFSEMRKRPLLGKQSSASQSPFSSIAQGEEHVRSANA is encoded by the coding sequence ATGCGAGCGCAAGTGCAACAAGGGCTGGTACTGGGGATGAGTACCCTGGCCTTCACCGTGTGCTTCATGGTCTGGATGATGTTTGCCGTACTGGGCGTTCCGATCAAGGAACTGCTGGCCCTCAATGAAACCCAGTTTGGCCTGCTGGCCGCCACGCCGGTGTTGACCGGTTCGCTGGTGCGTTTGCCCTTGGGGCTTCTGACCGACCGCTTTGGCGGACGGATCGTGTTCTTCCTGCTGATGCTGTCCTGCGTGTTGCCGCTGTACCTGATCACCCTCGCCACGGCCTTCTGGCAGTTCCTGGTGCTGGGCCTGTTCGTCGGCCTGGCCGGTGGCTCGTTCTCGGTGGGCATCGCCTACGTCGCCAAGTGGTTCGACAAGCAGAACCAGGGGTTTGCCATGGGCGTCTTCGGTGCCGGCAATGCGGGGGCGGCGGTGACCAAGTTCCTCGCCCCGGCGCTGATCGCCTTCGGCTCCTGGCACCTGGTGCCAAAAGTGTTCAGCGCGATCCTGTTCATCACCGCACTGTTGTTCTGGTTCCTCACCAGCGAGAAAAAGGAACACAGCGGCACCGGCGGCGCGACGTTGCGCGAGCAATTGAAAACCCTGAAAGAGCCGGCCGTGTGGCGCTACTGCCAGTACTACTCGATCGTGTTCGGCGGCTACGTGGCCCTGGCCCTGTGGATGACCAAATACTACGTGCAGGAATACGGTTTCAACCTGCAAAGCGCAGCGTTGCTGGCGGCGTGTTTCTCCCTGCCCGGTGGCGTGCTGCGAGCCGTCGGTGGCTGGATGTCCGACCGCTGGGGCGCCCAGAGCGTGACCTGGTGGGTGTTGTGGGTCAGCTGGATCTGCCTGTTCCTGCTGTCCTATCCCCAGACTCAACTGCAAGTGAAGACCGTCAACGGCATCGTCGATTTTCACATCGGCCTCAACGCCACGCTGTTCACCGTACTGCTGTTCGTGATGGGCATCGCTTTCGCGTTCGGCAAGGCCTCGGTTTTCAAGTACATCGCTAACGACTACCCGAAAAACATGGGCGCAGTGTCCGGCATCGTCGGCCTGGCCGGCGGCTTGGGCGGGTTCGTGCTGCCGATCATGTTCGGCGCCCTGGTGGACCTCACCGGCGTGCGCTCGTCCTGCTTCATGTTGATGTACGGCGTGGTCTGGGTCTCCCTGACCTGGATGTACTTCAGCGAAATGCGCAAGCGCCCGCTGCTGGGTAAACAGTCGTCGGCCAGCCAATCCCCGTTTTCCAGCATTGCCCAAGGAGAAGAACATGTCCGTTCTGCAAACGCCTGA